A window of the Haloarcula litorea genome harbors these coding sequences:
- a CDS encoding GNAT family N-acetyltransferase — MDADVEVRAGDPGDVPAVQRVADRAWHAAHDEIVGPEAVDAFLQRFYGTDRLATAVEADDRVFLVATREDEVVGFAGAGPTDEDDGTWSLSRIYADPDHWHTGVGTALTGRVRDRGGDRLRLVVMADNDVGVGFYEARGFERVDDHYDEFLDVDGYVYAKRL, encoded by the coding sequence ATGGACGCAGACGTCGAGGTCCGCGCGGGCGACCCGGGCGACGTGCCGGCGGTCCAGCGTGTGGCAGACCGGGCCTGGCACGCCGCCCACGACGAGATCGTCGGTCCCGAGGCCGTCGACGCGTTCCTCCAGCGGTTCTACGGGACCGACAGGCTCGCGACGGCCGTCGAGGCCGACGACCGGGTCTTCCTCGTGGCGACGCGCGAGGACGAGGTGGTCGGCTTCGCCGGGGCCGGACCGACCGACGAGGACGACGGGACCTGGTCGCTGTCCCGCATCTACGCCGACCCGGACCACTGGCACACCGGCGTCGGGACGGCGCTGACCGGGCGGGTCCGCGACCGTGGCGGCGACCGCCTCCGCCTGGTCGTGATGGCCGACAACGACGTCGGCGTCGGGTTCTACGAGGCCCGCGGCTTCGAGCGCGTCGACGACCACTACGACGAGTTCCTCGACGTCGACGGTTACGTCTACGCGAAGCGGCTGTGA
- a CDS encoding VanZ family protein, whose translation MRRQVPAVALAVLLLVGSLVPLPTGGGDALPLVLGVALDKWVHALGYAALAGLASWGRDARSALALAAVLVAVAGYGAGIELLQGPVPTRDTSALDALANAVGTLAGGLAWLAVDRSNRR comes from the coding sequence ATGCGCCGACAGGTACCGGCGGTCGCCCTCGCTGTCCTCCTGCTGGTAGGGTCGCTCGTCCCGCTCCCGACCGGCGGCGGCGACGCGCTCCCGCTGGTGCTCGGCGTCGCGCTGGACAAGTGGGTCCACGCGCTCGGGTACGCCGCGCTCGCGGGGCTGGCGTCGTGGGGGCGAGACGCCCGCTCCGCGCTGGCGCTCGCGGCCGTCCTCGTCGCCGTCGCGGGCTACGGCGCGGGTATCGAGCTGCTCCAGGGGCCGGTCCCGACGCGGGACACCAGCGCCCTCGACGCGCTCGCCAACGCCGTCGGGACCCTCGCTGGCGGCCTCGCGTGGCTGGCCGTCGATCGGTCAAACCGTCGCTGA
- a CDS encoding class I SAM-dependent methyltransferase, producing the protein MDHADTRYLDAKRTVDDRALDRRVRDAVLARLPDAPAVVEFAPGTGATVPRLLDWGVTGGTYRGVERDPELVAHGREARADELAADGYRVERTDDGFRAGADPGLDVSFTVGDALAVDEGAADLLVAQAFADLVPPDDLLAAVDRALAPGGLAYLPITFDGATLFQPDHPADERVERAYHDSIAAVEGRDPYAGRHLLSRLGDGDGDLLAVGASDWVVRPRDGAYPADERYFLETILGFVAESLADASVEGAEDWLATRRAQLADAELTYVAHQYDLLCRV; encoded by the coding sequence ATGGACCACGCCGACACCCGCTACCTCGACGCCAAGCGGACCGTCGACGACCGTGCGCTGGACCGCCGGGTCCGGGACGCGGTCCTCGCCCGGCTCCCCGACGCCCCCGCTGTCGTCGAGTTCGCGCCCGGGACCGGCGCGACGGTCCCGCGGCTCCTCGACTGGGGGGTCACGGGCGGGACCTACCGCGGCGTCGAGCGGGACCCCGAGCTCGTCGCTCACGGCCGCGAGGCCCGCGCCGACGAACTGGCCGCCGACGGCTATCGGGTCGAGCGGACCGACGACGGGTTCCGGGCGGGGGCCGACCCCGGCCTCGACGTGTCCTTCACCGTCGGCGACGCGCTGGCGGTCGACGAGGGGGCGGCGGACCTCCTCGTCGCACAGGCGTTCGCCGACCTCGTCCCGCCGGACGACCTGCTGGCGGCCGTCGACCGGGCGCTCGCGCCCGGCGGGCTGGCGTACCTCCCGATCACCTTCGACGGGGCCACGCTGTTCCAGCCCGACCACCCGGCCGACGAGCGGGTCGAACGGGCCTACCACGACAGCATCGCGGCCGTCGAGGGGCGGGACCCCTACGCCGGCCGGCACCTGCTGTCCCGGCTGGGCGACGGGGACGGCGACCTGCTGGCGGTCGGCGCGTCGGACTGGGTCGTCCGGCCCCGAGACGGCGCGTACCCGGCCGACGAGCGGTACTTCCTCGAGACGATCCTCGGGTTCGTCGCCGAGTCGCTCGCGGACGCCAGCGTCGAGGGGGCCGAGGACTGGCTGGCAACCCGGCGGGCGCAGCTGGCCGACGCGGAGCTCACCTACGTCGCCCACCAGTACGACCTGCTGTGCCGGGTCTGA
- a CDS encoding SDR family oxidoreductase: MSPTTPDLDGSTAFITGTTRGIGKAIALALAERGCDIVSTGKTSEADDYGEDKDLEGSIEQTAREVEERGAEALPIQLDVRDPENVEAAAEEAIDHFGEVNVVINNASAIQLVPTEELPPDRFDLMTDVNVRGTYLTARAFADHLKDVEGDAWVLTNAPPVTVDRAPGHAPYSWSKLGMSFVTLSLASELGGHDVGCNAFWPVTAIDTRATRYFGLGTEDDWRTPDIVADTVLEILSRDPAEFTGNAVYDEELLREAGIEDFSEYNLTEGDPDPISARMVDPDYERPS; this comes from the coding sequence ATGTCACCGACGACGCCGGACCTCGACGGCAGCACGGCCTTCATCACCGGGACGACCCGCGGCATCGGGAAGGCCATCGCGCTGGCGCTTGCCGAGCGGGGCTGTGATATCGTCTCGACGGGCAAGACCAGCGAGGCCGACGACTACGGCGAGGACAAGGACCTCGAGGGCTCCATCGAGCAGACCGCCCGGGAGGTGGAAGAACGGGGGGCGGAGGCCCTGCCGATCCAGCTCGACGTGCGCGACCCGGAGAACGTCGAGGCCGCCGCCGAAGAGGCCATCGACCACTTCGGCGAGGTGAACGTCGTCATCAACAACGCCAGCGCCATCCAGCTGGTCCCGACCGAGGAGCTGCCCCCGGACCGGTTCGACCTGATGACCGACGTGAACGTCCGGGGCACCTACCTCACCGCACGCGCCTTCGCGGACCACCTGAAGGATGTCGAGGGGGACGCCTGGGTGCTGACCAACGCCCCGCCCGTGACCGTCGACCGCGCGCCGGGCCACGCGCCGTACTCGTGGTCGAAGCTCGGGATGTCCTTCGTCACGCTGTCGCTGGCCTCGGAGCTTGGCGGCCACGACGTGGGCTGTAACGCCTTCTGGCCGGTGACGGCCATCGACACGCGGGCGACCCGCTACTTCGGGCTGGGCACCGAGGACGACTGGCGTACGCCCGACATCGTCGCCGACACGGTCCTGGAGATCCTCTCGCGGGACCCCGCCGAGTTCACCGGCAACGCCGTCTACGACGAGGAACTGCTCCGTGAGGCCGGCATCGAGGACTTCTCCGAGTACAACCTCACCGAGGGCGACCCCGACCCGATCTCGGCCCGGATGGTCGACCCCGACTACGAGCGGCCGTCGTAG
- a CDS encoding metal-dependent hydrolase, protein MLFATHLLAAAVIGRYTRLAPLWLVAGAALPDLVDKPLASAGVVDVFHSVGHSGLLLVVAVPLALTGRAGLSAAVGWASHLVLDALHIVVNGRPDDALFLGWPLVGPADPLRIPPGDFFFYYLWTPSFFLEVGFWTVCLLLTARWALGRRGGPATE, encoded by the coding sequence GTGCTCTTCGCGACCCACCTGCTGGCGGCGGCCGTGATCGGCCGCTACACGCGGCTCGCGCCGCTGTGGCTCGTCGCCGGCGCGGCGCTGCCGGACCTCGTCGACAAGCCGCTGGCGTCGGCGGGGGTCGTCGACGTCTTCCACTCCGTGGGCCACAGCGGCCTCCTGCTGGTCGTCGCCGTCCCGCTGGCCCTGACCGGCCGGGCCGGCCTGTCGGCGGCCGTCGGGTGGGCCTCGCACCTCGTCCTCGACGCGCTCCACATCGTGGTCAACGGCCGGCCCGACGACGCGCTGTTCCTCGGCTGGCCGCTGGTCGGCCCGGCCGACCCGCTGCGTATCCCGCCCGGGGACTTCTTCTTCTACTACCTGTGGACCCCCTCGTTCTTCCTGGAAGTCGGGTTCTGGACGGTCTGTCTCCTGCTGACGGCTCGGTGGGCGCTGGGGCGGCGCGGTGGGCCGGCGACGGAGTAG
- a CDS encoding zinc-dependent alcohol dehydrogenase, with translation MTDRTRSLYFDRPGSVTVREERPPTPDAGEALVETVVSGVSPGTELLVYRGEVPEELAVDETIDTLDGRFDYPVQYGYAAVGRVREVGDGVDPDWRDRLVFGFNPHESHFCASPDQLRPVPDDIEPTTATLFPTAETAVNFVLDATPRVGERVVVFGAGPVGLTTTAVLSPFPLDALVVVDPVARRREAAERLGATETLRPSDVAPLGDRGDPPGMDLAVEVSGEPAALDDAVDAVGYDGRVVVGSWYGTKPAELALGGHFHRGRVDLKSSQVSTLSPALRGRWTRERRMDRAVEVVREHALDRLVTHRVPIEDAATAYETLAADREALSVVFTY, from the coding sequence ATGACTGACCGCACGCGCAGCCTCTACTTCGACCGACCGGGCTCCGTGACGGTCCGGGAGGAGCGACCGCCGACCCCCGACGCCGGCGAGGCCCTCGTCGAGACGGTCGTCTCCGGGGTCAGCCCCGGGACCGAACTGCTCGTCTACCGCGGGGAGGTGCCCGAGGAGCTGGCCGTCGACGAGACCATCGACACGCTCGACGGGCGCTTCGACTACCCGGTCCAGTACGGCTACGCGGCGGTCGGCCGCGTCCGCGAGGTCGGCGACGGGGTCGACCCCGACTGGCGCGACCGGCTGGTGTTCGGGTTCAACCCACACGAGAGTCACTTCTGTGCCTCCCCCGACCAGTTGCGGCCGGTGCCCGACGACATCGAGCCGACGACGGCGACGCTGTTCCCGACGGCGGAGACGGCCGTCAACTTCGTGCTGGACGCGACGCCGCGCGTCGGCGAGCGGGTCGTCGTCTTCGGTGCCGGCCCCGTCGGACTGACGACGACGGCGGTGCTGTCGCCGTTCCCGCTGGACGCGCTGGTCGTCGTCGACCCCGTCGCCCGCCGGCGCGAGGCCGCCGAGCGACTGGGCGCGACCGAGACGCTGCGGCCGAGCGACGTGGCCCCGCTCGGCGACCGCGGCGATCCGCCCGGGATGGACCTCGCGGTCGAGGTGTCGGGCGAACCCGCCGCGCTCGACGACGCCGTCGACGCCGTCGGCTACGACGGCCGCGTCGTCGTCGGCTCCTGGTACGGCACCAAGCCGGCGGAACTGGCCCTGGGCGGCCACTTCCACCGGGGCCGGGTCGATCTCAAGTCCAGCCAGGTCAGCACGCTCTCGCCGGCGCTGCGTGGCCGCTGGACGAGGGAGCGCCGGATGGACCGCGCCGTCGAGGTGGTGCGCGAGCACGCCCTCGACCGGCTGGTCACTCACCGCGTGCCCATCGAGGACGCAGCGACCGCCTACGAGACGCTGGCGGCCGACCGCGAGGCGCTGTCGGTCGTGTTCACCTACTGA
- the arcS gene encoding archaeosine synthase subunit alpha — translation MTDYFEVHERDSAARIGELRLAESVTTPALVDDVDADTPGAVHRVLDDAGSRWAGDPDPPEGDDGAVTVLPHRGMPAGTPDEVAEAFAGDTPDVDFPSAAVVAPETAADHPADVTVLSGAPGYAGHAAAFVEAVTTVREATPADTALYLPGVATPRNVATLVYAGADLVDPHRAVVRGREGRYLTTDEAHFLEDLDELPCACPACRVPREEFDRAACAEHNVNALAAELRRVRRRVRDGRLRDYVEGQARQANWLTATMRRLDQEYGYLEQRTPLIRRAELSAATEDSLRRVEIQRFAERVTERYVPRFDDRPLVLVPCSARKPYSDSQSHEQFHDAVKWRAHMVSMTSPIGVVPQELELTYPAQHYDSVVTGRWTATEIEFVANVLERYLAGTDYPEVIAHVPGEGYRDICERVEAALDREFTYTVGDHPTTADSLAELAGELAGWDRYQKREREHNTVRAVADYQFGAGAGDELFGDIATPGRYPQLRVEDADGEQLAALAQQYGVLSLTLAGARRWLDSDVPTKTVDIDPFVPHGSVLAPGVTDASDDIRVGDDVVIRGDAAFGVGRAQMSGPEMRSSSRGIAVQTRHVEER, via the coding sequence ATGACCGACTACTTCGAGGTCCACGAGCGCGACAGCGCCGCGCGGATCGGCGAACTCCGCCTCGCCGAGTCCGTGACGACGCCGGCGCTGGTCGACGACGTGGACGCCGACACGCCGGGCGCGGTCCACCGCGTGCTCGACGACGCTGGGAGCCGGTGGGCCGGCGACCCCGACCCCCCCGAGGGCGACGACGGAGCGGTGACGGTGCTGCCCCACCGCGGGATGCCCGCGGGTACGCCCGACGAGGTGGCCGAGGCCTTCGCCGGCGACACCCCCGACGTCGACTTCCCGAGCGCCGCCGTCGTCGCGCCCGAGACGGCCGCCGACCACCCCGCTGACGTGACCGTCCTCTCGGGCGCGCCGGGGTACGCCGGCCACGCCGCCGCCTTCGTCGAGGCCGTCACGACGGTACGAGAAGCGACGCCGGCCGACACCGCCCTCTACCTCCCGGGGGTTGCCACGCCCAGGAACGTCGCCACGCTGGTCTACGCCGGGGCGGACCTCGTCGACCCGCACAGGGCCGTGGTTCGGGGCCGGGAGGGCCGCTACCTGACGACCGACGAGGCCCACTTCCTCGAGGACCTGGACGAACTGCCCTGCGCGTGTCCGGCCTGTCGGGTGCCACGCGAGGAGTTCGACCGCGCGGCCTGCGCCGAACACAACGTCAACGCGCTGGCCGCCGAACTCCGGCGGGTCCGCCGGCGGGTCCGGGACGGCCGCCTGCGGGACTACGTCGAGGGGCAGGCCCGGCAGGCGAACTGGCTCACCGCGACGATGCGCCGGCTCGACCAGGAGTACGGCTACCTCGAACAGCGGACGCCGCTCATCCGGCGGGCCGAACTGTCGGCGGCGACGGAGGACAGCCTCCGCCGGGTCGAGATCCAGCGGTTCGCCGAGCGGGTCACCGAGCGGTACGTCCCCCGGTTCGACGACCGGCCGCTCGTCCTCGTGCCGTGTTCGGCCCGCAAGCCCTACAGCGACTCACAGAGCCACGAGCAGTTCCACGACGCCGTCAAGTGGCGCGCACACATGGTCTCGATGACCTCGCCCATCGGGGTCGTCCCGCAGGAACTCGAGCTCACCTACCCCGCCCAGCACTACGACTCCGTCGTCACCGGCCGGTGGACCGCCACCGAGATCGAGTTCGTCGCCAACGTGCTGGAGCGGTACCTCGCGGGGACCGACTACCCCGAGGTCATCGCCCACGTCCCCGGCGAGGGCTACCGCGACATCTGCGAGCGCGTCGAGGCCGCGCTGGACCGGGAGTTCACCTACACCGTCGGCGACCACCCGACGACGGCCGACTCGCTGGCGGAGCTAGCGGGCGAACTGGCGGGCTGGGACCGCTACCAGAAACGGGAGCGCGAGCACAACACGGTCCGCGCGGTCGCGGACTACCAGTTCGGGGCCGGCGCGGGCGACGAGCTGTTCGGCGACATCGCGACCCCGGGCCGGTACCCACAGCTCCGGGTCGAGGACGCCGACGGCGAGCAGCTGGCGGCGCTGGCCCAGCAGTACGGCGTGCTCTCGCTGACGCTGGCGGGCGCGCGCCGGTGGCTCGACAGCGACGTCCCGACCAAGACCGTCGACATCGACCCGTTCGTCCCCCACGGCTCGGTGCTGGCGCCGGGCGTCACCGACGCCAGCGACGACATCCGCGTCGGCGACGACGTGGTGATCCGGGGCGACGCCGCCTTCGGCGTCGGCCGCGCCCAGATGAGCGGGCCGGAGATGCGCTCCTCGTCCCGCGGCATCGCGGTCCAGACCCGCCACGTCGAGGAGCGGTAG
- a CDS encoding 6-pyruvoyl trahydropterin synthase family protein: protein MYELAVSRDFVAQHFLTVPDPGPEGEVHSHHYEADVRFAGPEVNEYGYLVDIDAVEAALDEIADRYRDELLNDVPAVEGNPSVERFARVFADDVAARLDPDAAETLTVRMWEDDVAWASYERPL, encoded by the coding sequence ATGTACGAACTCGCAGTCTCCCGTGACTTCGTCGCACAGCACTTCCTCACCGTCCCGGACCCCGGCCCGGAGGGGGAGGTCCACAGCCACCACTACGAGGCCGACGTCCGCTTCGCCGGCCCCGAGGTGAACGAGTACGGCTACCTCGTCGACATCGACGCCGTCGAGGCGGCGCTGGACGAGATCGCGGACCGCTACCGCGACGAACTGCTCAACGACGTGCCCGCCGTCGAGGGCAACCCCAGCGTCGAGCGGTTCGCGCGCGTCTTCGCCGACGACGTGGCCGCGCGCCTCGACCCCGACGCGGCCGAGACGCTGACCGTCAGGATGTGGGAGGACGACGTGGCGTGGGCGAGCTACGAGCGGCCGCTGTGA
- a CDS encoding phosphatase PAP2 family protein translates to MTAVVDAVVALDRAALEVTLAARHPAVTKVMTSVTGLGSATAALVFLGLARLAGWRRELRATAASLAIAGVVVGSLMLLVQRPFPPQPVCLTDGGGLAHSFPSGHAAAVTVYALVARESPTLPFAPVAGLAALIAVSRVYLGTHYLSDTLVGVGIGVGAFVAGTALLRRVDV, encoded by the coding sequence GTGACGGCCGTCGTCGACGCCGTCGTGGCGCTGGACCGGGCGGCCCTGGAGGTGACGCTCGCCGCCCGCCACCCGGCGGTGACGAAGGTGATGACCTCCGTGACGGGACTGGGGTCGGCGACGGCCGCGCTGGTGTTCCTCGGCCTCGCCCGTCTCGCGGGCTGGCGGCGGGAGCTCCGGGCGACGGCGGCGTCGCTGGCGATCGCCGGCGTCGTCGTCGGCTCGCTGATGCTGCTCGTCCAGCGGCCGTTCCCGCCCCAGCCGGTCTGTCTGACCGACGGGGGCGGGCTGGCCCACTCGTTCCCGTCGGGCCACGCCGCCGCCGTGACGGTCTACGCCCTGGTCGCCCGGGAGTCGCCGACGCTGCCGTTCGCCCCCGTGGCGGGGCTGGCGGCGCTGATCGCCGTCTCGCGGGTCTACCTGGGGACCCACTACCTGAGCGACACGCTCGTCGGCGTCGGCATCGGCGTCGGGGCGTTCGTCGCCGGGACGGCGCTGCTCCGGCGGGTCGACGTGTAG
- a CDS encoding PQQ-binding-like beta-propeller repeat protein: protein MPSRRQFVTAAGAALAALAGCSDDGDPGTERPTTEPPTTGPATDTPGETRTEPEATERDSLLAWLPTWTLDIDLGNALSLRVADGDLYATLSDDASRSAVAAVDRAGDGFRWRAALDGDVVASSYLTQTNARDKWALTVTEDTLYVVAGNTDDYAWTALHALERESGDIRWSLRRERELAVAGVRDGTVVAGARDFFVPESTHDTPEEPLSTALLGVDAATGEVRWSQSFAGVQAATTYAGGVAVGQYDTVTGLDVDGAERWSTATDEPREIVPLADAAVVAAADDDRSTLRAFAPDGTERWRDTRPVESFLADGDTLYGLGDETVAYDADGTVRWRVSGYSDWPLLAPDGETLYARAAVRANAVDAFDVPGGGRRFRWATPSNNGWPAGATDTMAVAEAITPDEADFTSLYAVDDRSGEPIAVYRPEDTVFDVAGAEGTAYAAVGGRLLAFGHP from the coding sequence ATGCCCTCCCGAAGACAGTTCGTCACCGCCGCCGGGGCCGCGCTGGCCGCCCTCGCGGGGTGTTCCGACGACGGGGACCCGGGGACCGAGCGGCCGACGACGGAGCCGCCCACGACCGGTCCGGCGACCGACACGCCGGGCGAGACGCGGACCGAGCCGGAAGCGACGGAGCGCGACTCGCTCCTCGCGTGGCTGCCGACGTGGACGCTCGACATCGATCTCGGGAACGCCCTGTCACTACGGGTCGCCGACGGGGACCTCTACGCGACCCTGAGCGACGACGCCTCTCGGTCGGCCGTCGCCGCCGTCGACCGCGCGGGCGACGGGTTCCGGTGGCGGGCGGCCCTCGACGGGGACGTGGTCGCCAGCTCCTACCTCACGCAGACCAACGCCCGGGACAAGTGGGCGCTCACCGTCACCGAGGACACGCTGTACGTCGTCGCCGGGAACACCGACGACTACGCCTGGACGGCGCTGCACGCGCTGGAGCGCGAGAGCGGCGATATACGGTGGTCGCTCCGGCGGGAGCGGGAACTGGCCGTCGCGGGCGTCCGCGACGGGACGGTCGTCGCCGGCGCGCGGGACTTTTTCGTCCCGGAGTCGACCCACGACACGCCCGAGGAGCCGCTGTCGACGGCGCTGCTGGGCGTCGACGCCGCCACCGGCGAGGTGCGCTGGTCGCAGTCGTTCGCCGGCGTCCAGGCCGCGACGACGTACGCCGGGGGCGTCGCCGTCGGCCAGTACGACACCGTGACCGGCCTCGACGTCGACGGGGCGGAGCGGTGGTCGACGGCGACCGACGAGCCCCGCGAGATCGTCCCGCTCGCCGACGCCGCCGTCGTCGCCGCGGCCGACGACGACCGCTCGACGCTGCGGGCGTTCGCTCCCGACGGCACCGAGCGCTGGCGGGACACCCGCCCCGTCGAGTCGTTCCTCGCCGACGGCGACACGCTGTACGGCCTCGGCGACGAGACCGTGGCCTACGACGCCGACGGCACCGTCCGGTGGCGGGTGTCGGGGTACAGCGACTGGCCGCTGCTGGCCCCCGACGGCGAGACGCTGTACGCTCGCGCCGCCGTCCGCGCCAACGCCGTCGACGCCTTCGACGTGCCGGGGGGCGGTCGCCGCTTCCGCTGGGCGACGCCCTCGAACAACGGCTGGCCGGCCGGCGCGACCGACACGATGGCCGTCGCGGAGGCGATCACGCCCGACGAGGCCGACTTCACCAGCCTCTACGCCGTCGACGACCGGTCCGGCGAGCCGATCGCCGTCTACCGACCGGAGGACACGGTCTTCGACGTGGCCGGTGCCGAGGGGACCGCCTACGCCGCCGTCGGCGGTCGCCTGCTGGCGTTCGGACACCCGTGA